In Candidatus Blochmannia vicinus, one DNA window encodes the following:
- the rplU gene encoding 50S ribosomal protein L21, whose product MYAVFQIGSKQYCVTEGQIINVEKIGINVGNQVEFNQILLIKRNDRVQIGYPFVKEGKIIAEIVEQNIDRKIEIIKFRRRKHFRKFQGHRQCFTKIKITSINSYNLKNKDIRNKNGT is encoded by the coding sequence ATGTATGCAGTTTTTCAAATTGGTAGTAAACAGTATTGTGTTACTGAAGGTCAAATAATTAATGTAGAAAAGATTGGTATTAATGTTGGTAATCAAGTTGAATTTAATCAAATATTGCTTATTAAACGTAATGATCGTGTTCAAATAGGGTATCCTTTTGTAAAAGAGGGAAAAATTATAGCGGAAATTGTAGAGCAAAATATCGATCGAAAGATAGAAATTATTAAATTTCGCCGGCGTAAGCATTTTCGTAAATTTCAAGGCCATCGTCAGTGTTTCACAAAAATAAAAATAACAAGCATAAACAGTTATAATCTAAAAAATAAAGACATAAGGAATAAAAATGGCACATAA
- the ispB gene encoding octaprenyl diphosphate synthase, translating into MNITQIAKLTEQDMIDVNAEIRVRLASEITLINELVQYIINSGGKRIRPMITLLTARALHYKKKQHVIIATLIEFIHTATLLHDDVVDKSHMRRGKTTTNVMFGNAASVLVGDFIYTRAFQMMTELESLRILSLMADAVNIIAKGEILQLTNCNDPTITIDSYMKIIYSKTARLFEVASQASAILANADTYQEKALRNYGRYVGTAFQLIDDLLDYSASETISGKNIGNDLNEGKPTLPLLHAIHHSTPKQASFICQAIKQGNHRHLLGIILDTMRQYGSLEYTRKRAETEINKAISCLNILPISPYRKALASLATYIIQRIH; encoded by the coding sequence ATGAATATTACTCAAATTGCCAAATTAACTGAACAAGATATGATAGATGTAAATGCAGAAATTCGCGTACGATTAGCATCTGAAATTACTTTAATCAACGAACTTGTTCAATATATTATTAATAGTGGAGGAAAACGAATTCGACCAATGATTACCTTGTTAACTGCAAGGGCATTACACTATAAAAAAAAACAACACGTCATTATTGCTACATTAATAGAGTTTATTCATACTGCTACTTTATTACATGATGATGTAGTAGATAAATCACATATGAGACGCGGTAAAACAACTACTAATGTGATGTTTGGAAATGCTGCTAGCGTGTTAGTAGGTGATTTTATATATACACGAGCCTTTCAAATGATGACAGAATTAGAATCCTTACGGATATTATCATTGATGGCAGACGCTGTTAATATAATTGCAAAAGGAGAAATATTACAATTAACAAATTGTAATGATCCAACTATTACTATAGATAGTTATATGAAAATTATTTATAGCAAAACTGCTCGTTTATTTGAAGTAGCATCTCAAGCATCTGCCATTTTAGCTAATGCTGATACTTATCAAGAAAAAGCATTGCGTAATTACGGACGATATGTAGGCACTGCTTTTCAATTAATTGATGATCTATTAGATTATTCTGCTTCAGAAACAATATCTGGAAAAAATATTGGAAATGATTTAAATGAAGGAAAGCCTACTCTTCCTCTCCTACATGCTATCCATCATAGTACCCCAAAGCAAGCATCATTTATATGTCAGGCTATCAAACAAGGTAATCATCGTCATTTATTAGGTATAATTCTAGATACAATGCGTCAATATGGATCATTAGAATACACTCGAAAACGTGCTGAAACAGAAATTAATAAAGCTATTTCTTGTCTTAATATTTTACCTATTTCTCCTTACCGAAAAGCACTAGCAAGCTTAGCTACTTATATAATTCAAAGAATTCATTAG
- the ppa gene encoding inorganic diphosphatase, giving the protein MHLNQVPAGKNIPEDIYVIIEIPMNSDPIKYEIDKKTGTIFVDRFLLTPMFYPCNYGYINQTLSLDGDPIDVLVPTPYPLQSGCVIFCRPIGMLNMIDESGKDTKIIAVPHNKISEQYSLIQDINDFPNLLRNQINHFFKNYKDLDSGKWVKIKSWEDRNAAKTEILKAFERFKKIT; this is encoded by the coding sequence ATGCATTTAAACCAAGTTCCGGCTGGAAAAAATATTCCAGAAGATATATACGTTATTATTGAAATTCCAATGAACTCCGATCCAATTAAATATGAGATTGATAAAAAAACAGGAACAATATTTGTCGATCGTTTTTTGTTAACACCTATGTTTTACCCTTGTAACTATGGTTATATCAATCAAACTTTGTCATTGGATGGTGATCCAATAGATGTGTTGGTTCCTACTCCATATCCCTTGCAATCGGGTTGCGTAATATTTTGTCGCCCTATAGGTATGCTCAATATGATAGACGAATCTGGTAAAGACACTAAAATAATTGCGGTGCCTCATAATAAAATATCAGAACAATATTCATTAATACAAGATATAAATGATTTTCCAAATTTACTACGTAATCAAATAAATCATTTTTTCAAAAATTACAAAGATTTAGACTCTGGAAAATGGGTTAAAATAAAAAGCTGGGAAGACAGAAACGCTGCTAAAACAGAAATTTTAAAGGCTTTTGAACGTTTTAAAAAGATCACATAA